One Flavobacteriales bacterium genomic window, AAATGTTGCCCAAGGCCAAGGGTGGCACCGGGTAAGACCACACCTATCACGCCGGATTTTGCCATGGCACGGATCGATGGTTCATCACTCACTTCAAGATGGTCGGCACTCAGCACCTGATGTTCCGCTGCAAGATGGCTTCCTTCGATGGTAAACTGGTCGGCATGAATAACCACATCAAGTCCCAGTTGCTTGCAGGTCAGCAGATATTTGGTCGCAGACTCGCTGCCGAACGCCGATCTTTCCACAAAGATATCCGCTCTCTTTGCCAGGTTGCGCCTAACAACTTCAGGAAGAAGATCGTTGACCAAATGGTTAATGTAATCAATCTGCGAATTGAATTCCGGTGGACAAACATGCGCAGCAAGACATGTGGCAACGAGAGTTACGGGTGATTTTGTATTCGCTTCAGCAATTGCCTCCAGCATTTTGACTTCTGCTTCCAGGCTCAGGCCATATCCGCTTTTCACCTCGCATGTCGTGATGCCATCTCCGATTAACCGTTTGCAACGACTCAGAATCCCATCAATGAGTTGTGCTTTGTCTGCATCCCTGGTGTGACGGACCGTACTCATGATCCCTCCGCCGGAGGCACTGATATCAAGATACGATTCCCCTTCCAGCCTGCGCATATA contains:
- the hutI gene encoding imidazolonepropionase — its product is MKLLGPFSQIISMRGLPSAGPIGASQLEVIENGGVLVEGDHIKDVGGYNELRSQADVFEEIIEPSVLMPGLIDAHTHICFAGSRAGDYMRRLEGESYLDISASGGGIMSTVRHTRDADKAQLIDGILSRCKRLIGDGITTCEVKSGYGLSLEAEVKMLEAIAEANTKSPVTLVATCLAAHVCPPEFNSQIDYINHLVNDLLPEVVRRNLAKRADIFVERSAFGSESATKYLLTCKQLGLDVVIHADQFTIEGSHLAAEHQVLSADHLEVSDEPSIRAMAKSGVIGVVLPGATLGLGQHFAPARKMLDNGMCVVIASDWNPGSAPMGDLLTQAAVLGAAEKLTMAETLAGMTERAARALRLADRGILTTGKRADMISFPTNDYREILYHQGSMKPNRVWVDGKSY